The genomic region TGAGTCTCCTCTTAGATTTCGACTTCCATTCCGTCATAAGCCAAGTCTATCGTTCCGTTGAAAAACCTGGAGACCACAGTGACAATGTCCGTCTCCAGAACTTCCGGATAAAAATGTGTGAGAATGAGGCGCTTGCATCTGCATTCCGACGCAATCTCTCCGCACAACGTTGGAGTCAGGTGTTTTTCATGTCTATCATCATCAGGAAATGAGCATTCCAGAATGAGTACGCTCACATCTTTTGCATTTTCAATAAGTTCCCGACTCTTGCCCGTGTCACCGGAGTAGAAAATGTCCTCACCACCGGGAGCTGTGAACCGGTAGGTCACGCTATGCTCAGTGTGCTCGGAATGCCCACATGCGATCTCCAACTCCTCCAGCACAACGTTCTCCCTGAGCACCTCCTGGATTTCTATATCCAGTCCGACCGGCATGACCCAGTCTCCGTAGATGTCCATTAGTTTTTGAAAATAGCTCTTGAAGCCGGGTGGGCCCATGATTTTCAGACTTCTCGGAATGGTGACTCGCGAATCATGTTTGAAAGTGAAGAGAAGCGGTATCATGTCAAGCGTGTGGTCCGGATGGAGATGCGTATAGGTGATCACGTCTATGGTGCGATAGTCCAGGCCAAGAGTGGCCATTTGCCTCAACGCCCCTGAGCCTCCGTCGATGAGGATATTGTGATTGTCAGTCTGGAGAAAGTAGCCGCTGTTTCCCCTGTTTGGAAAAGGGATGAGGGTACCCGAACCGAGAACGGTCAGTTTCATAACTCGTCGGAACGCGTTAGATCTCGATATGAGATGGAGTGATGCGAAAATGGAGACTGAATAATCAAGTCTTCAGAAGTCACTCCACTGCTCCAGGACTCCAATACTCCATCTCTCCAATCCTCCAGCACTCCACTACTCCCGTCCTCCAAGAATCTATACTCGCTCTCTTGCTTGATTCGTTTTACGGGACACAAAGCACGAATGCGCTCAAACTTATTCCTGAGTTTCTCTATTTTGACAGAATAGAAGACTGGTACCCCCAACAGGGCTCGAACCTGTGACCTTTGGCTCCGGAGGCCAACGCTCTATCCAAACTGAGCTATGGGGGCATCGACTGAATTTACTACGAAAGAAGCACTTATGGAATTTCAAGACGGAGGGCCGCTTGCACGGTATTGGCCACGAGCATGGCGATAGTCATGGGACCTACCCCCCCGGGTACGGGGGTCAAAGCAGCTGCGATACCCTCAACACTTGAGGCGTCCACGTCCCCGGATAGATGGTAACCCTTTTCGGAATCATCCGCTATTCTGTTCATTCCCACATCTATGATGATCACTCCTGGAGAGATCATGTCACCTGTAATCATACCAGGCGCCCCTGCTGCCGCCACGATGATATCGGCTTGCCTGGTGAAATGACCAATGTTCTGAGTCCGGGAATGACATAACGTGGTCGTTGCATTTCCCCTCTTTCTTTTGAGACTGAGCAACAGCGACATGGGACGACCCACAATCTTACTTCTCCCAACAATCACCACATGCTTACCTTCCGTTGCAATCTCATAATACCGAAGAATTTCGAGAATGCCTTTCGGAGTACACGGAATGAAGCGAGGCTCCCCGACGGCAAGCCTTCCGAGGTTCTCCGGATGGAATCCATCCACATCCTTTTCCGGCGATACCTCGTAAAGAATCTTCTGGCTATCCAACTGGTCAGGCAGAGGTAACTGAACCAGTATTCCATGAATCTTAGGATCTTCGTTCAATCTGTGGATTTTATCCACCAGATGATCCTGATTTACATCTGCCGGGTAGCGATGTGTCTCGGAGTACAATCCGAGATTCTTGAATCGTCTCGTTTTGTTGCGTACATAGATTTCCGACGCAGGATTTTCCCCCACCAGAACGGCCGCAAGTCCCGGAACCGTCTCCTTCGATTTCAGTTTCTCTGTTGTCGATCCCAGCTGGCTGTAAACATGTTCTGCCACCTCTTTTCCCTGTAAGATTCTTGTTTCAGCGCGACCCGCCATTACGAGCAATTCCTCCTGGATTTGCCTGACTCATTCTTCGACCGTAAAAGATACTCTAACGTTTCTTGGCTCGTGAGAAACCTGCCTTACCCAACGCGATGGAGTGTTCATGAACACCTTCAGATCCCTGCTCGGTGAAATGCGAAGTAATATTTCACCGGGTAAATGTCCTTTCC from Candidatus Neomarinimicrobiota bacterium harbors:
- a CDS encoding MBL fold metallo-hydrolase; translation: MKLTVLGSGTLIPFPNRGNSGYFLQTDNHNILIDGGSGALRQMATLGLDYRTIDVITYTHLHPDHTLDMIPLLFTFKHDSRVTIPRSLKIMGPPGFKSYFQKLMDIYGDWVMPVGLDIEIQEVLRENVVLEELEIACGHSEHTEHSVTYRFTAPGGEDIFYSGDTGKSRELIENAKDVSVLILECSFPDDDRHEKHLTPTLCGEIASECRCKRLILTHFYPEVLETDIVTVVSRFFNGTIDLAYDGMEVEI
- a CDS encoding bifunctional 5,10-methylenetetrahydrofolate dehydrogenase/5,10-methenyltetrahydrofolate cyclohydrolase, whose translation is MAGRAETRILQGKEVAEHVYSQLGSTTEKLKSKETVPGLAAVLVGENPASEIYVRNKTRRFKNLGLYSETHRYPADVNQDHLVDKIHRLNEDPKIHGILVQLPLPDQLDSQKILYEVSPEKDVDGFHPENLGRLAVGEPRFIPCTPKGILEILRYYEIATEGKHVVIVGRSKIVGRPMSLLLSLKRKRGNATTTLCHSRTQNIGHFTRQADIIVAAAGAPGMITGDMISPGVIIIDVGMNRIADDSEKGYHLSGDVDASSVEGIAAALTPVPGGVGPMTIAMLVANTVQAALRLEIP